The following proteins come from a genomic window of Crassostrea angulata isolate pt1a10 chromosome 1, ASM2561291v2, whole genome shotgun sequence:
- the LOC128175051 gene encoding uncharacterized protein LOC128175051 isoform X2 translates to MFKSYSTKQADFQESQKETCNFFRNPYSGWNKKIKLLQRRFPYAEQIEVRMAQNSYKDKDVLQQFNVTLIPKKEIINEYESITPSQESIEEGNPVLNIDCWKESQVLTFNQESGDGIALDKVIDLLHPPRTGKSFLSDYSTPWSNQEEIEQGDSSQELDPLVTSFKLETMCSPTLQACQTEETEIKEISMARESPSYQTAETTDAHTDESSSAAKVSSSTQAEIKEPSPSLDIRMYSCIECRRGMGAQSHFRTYRKCSLCCYATRCSTAFTKHREFHTSQRHNEIRTRRGKEIKDIRISAPRERKMKDSLMCVCGFISPYGDKAARHLLRCTEKSCYYMTVAAETVKDVAVCGKQESEEDKPRTLPSGEVRQNEEKEEVEEKELDLNNTHETQTTGESSMTPTTKWSVREIKSISQKEAELLPYFLQKRSGKQRQSTKLFDDITELNAENIKSQLMDTSDIVSTVDFAPPTKRLMQLKCRGGVKRLFTRPGRKNTITAATKLFERNLITLIEEEVVIKENNNEES, encoded by the exons ATGTTTAAGTCATACTCAACCAAACAAGCGG atttcCAAGAGTCCCAGAAAGAAACTTGCAATTTCTTTAGGAATCCATATTCAGgttggaataaaaaaatcaagctgCTACAGAGAAGATTTCCATACGCAGAACAAATAGAAGTCAGGATGGCACAAAATAGTTACAAAGATAAAGATGTGCTTCAACAATTCAATGTTACACTTATTCCTAAGAAGGaaattataaat GAGTATGAAAGCATAACCCCTTCACAAGAATCCATAGAAGAAGGGAATCCTGTTTTGAATATTGATTGTTGGAAAGAATCACAAGTTTTGACATTTAATCAGGAATCAGGGGATGGAATCGCACTAGACAAG GTAATAGATCTCCTTCATCCACCCAGGACTGGTAAATCCTTTTTGTCTGATTACTCTACTCCTTGGTCAAATCAGGAGGAGATTGAACAAG GAGATAGCTCACAGGAATTGGACCCCCTTGTTACCTCATTCAAACTAGAAACAATGTGTTCACCCACCCTCCAGGCTTGTCAAACAGAAGAAACAGAGATAAAAGAAATTAGTATGGCTAGAGAATCACCAAGTTATCAGACTGCTGAAACTACAGACGCGCATACAGATGAGAGCAGCTCTGCAGCTAAAGTATCGTCTAGTACCCAGGCTG AGATCAAAGAACCAAGCCCCTCACTAGATATCAGAATGTACAGCTGCATTGAGTGTCGTAGAGGCATGGGAGCCCAAAGTCACTTCAG GACCTACAGGAAGTGTTCTCTGTGTTGCTATGCCACACGCTGCTCTACTGCCTTCACGAAACACAGGGAATTTCACACATCCCAGCGTCATAACGAAATCAGAACAAGGAGAGGGAAAGAGATAAAAGACATCAGAATCAGTGCACCAAGAGAGAGGAAGATGAAGGACTCCCTAATGTGTGTTTGTGGTTTTATCAGTCCCTATGGAGATAAAGCTG CCAGACACCTCCTGAGGTGTACAGAAAAGTCCTGTTATTATATGACTGTAGCAGCTGAGACAGTGAAAGATGTCGCTG TTTGTGGTAAACAAGAATCAGAAGAGGACAAGCCTAGAACATTGCCTTCTGGAGAAGTACGACAGAATGAGGAAAAGGAAGAAGTGGAGG AGAAAGAACTTGATTTGAATAATACACATGAAACACAGACAACAGGAGAGTCTTCAATGACTCCAACCACTAAATGGTCGGTCAGAGAGATCAAAAGTATCAGCCAAAAAGAGGCAGAGCTTCTACCTTATTTCTTACAAAAGAGGAGTGGAAAACAGAGGCAGAGTACTAAGTTGTTTGATGATATAACAGAGTTAAACgctgaaaatataaaaagcCAGCTGATGGACACCTCAGACATTGTCAGCACAGTAGACTTTGCTCCACCCACTAAACGGCTGATGCAGCTGAAGTGTAGAGGGGGTGTAAAGAGGCTGTTTACACGGCCAGGCAGAAAGAACACCATCACAGCTGCCACGAAG TTGTTTGAGAGGAATTTGATAACACTGATAGAAGAGGAAGTGGTTATTAAAGAGAACAACAATGAGGAATCATAA
- the LOC128175051 gene encoding uncharacterized protein LOC128175051 isoform X1 produces MFKSYSTKQADFQESQKETCNFFRNPYSGWNKKIKLLQRRFPYAEQIEVRMAQNSYKDKDVLQQFNVTLIPKKEIINEYESITPSQESIEEGNPVLNIDCWKESQVLTFNQESGDGIALDKVIDLLHPPRTGKSFLSDYSTPWSNQEEIEQGDSSQELDPLVTSFKLETMCSPTLQACQTEETEIKEISMARESPSYQTAETTDAHTDESSSAAKVSSSTQAESSPKLTKTTVATFAQDQLIPVTEIKEPSPSLDIRMYSCIECRRGMGAQSHFRTYRKCSLCCYATRCSTAFTKHREFHTSQRHNEIRTRRGKEIKDIRISAPRERKMKDSLMCVCGFISPYGDKAARHLLRCTEKSCYYMTVAAETVKDVAVCGKQESEEDKPRTLPSGEVRQNEEKEEVEEKELDLNNTHETQTTGESSMTPTTKWSVREIKSISQKEAELLPYFLQKRSGKQRQSTKLFDDITELNAENIKSQLMDTSDIVSTVDFAPPTKRLMQLKCRGGVKRLFTRPGRKNTITAATKLFERNLITLIEEEVVIKENNNEES; encoded by the exons ATGTTTAAGTCATACTCAACCAAACAAGCGG atttcCAAGAGTCCCAGAAAGAAACTTGCAATTTCTTTAGGAATCCATATTCAGgttggaataaaaaaatcaagctgCTACAGAGAAGATTTCCATACGCAGAACAAATAGAAGTCAGGATGGCACAAAATAGTTACAAAGATAAAGATGTGCTTCAACAATTCAATGTTACACTTATTCCTAAGAAGGaaattataaat GAGTATGAAAGCATAACCCCTTCACAAGAATCCATAGAAGAAGGGAATCCTGTTTTGAATATTGATTGTTGGAAAGAATCACAAGTTTTGACATTTAATCAGGAATCAGGGGATGGAATCGCACTAGACAAG GTAATAGATCTCCTTCATCCACCCAGGACTGGTAAATCCTTTTTGTCTGATTACTCTACTCCTTGGTCAAATCAGGAGGAGATTGAACAAG GAGATAGCTCACAGGAATTGGACCCCCTTGTTACCTCATTCAAACTAGAAACAATGTGTTCACCCACCCTCCAGGCTTGTCAAACAGAAGAAACAGAGATAAAAGAAATTAGTATGGCTAGAGAATCACCAAGTTATCAGACTGCTGAAACTACAGACGCGCATACAGATGAGAGCAGCTCTGCAGCTAAAGTATCGTCTAGTACCCAGGCTG AGTCCAGCCCCAAACTAACCAAAACTACAGTAGCAACATTTGCTCAAGATCAACTCATTCCCGTCACAGAGATCAAAGAACCAAGCCCCTCACTAGATATCAGAATGTACAGCTGCATTGAGTGTCGTAGAGGCATGGGAGCCCAAAGTCACTTCAG GACCTACAGGAAGTGTTCTCTGTGTTGCTATGCCACACGCTGCTCTACTGCCTTCACGAAACACAGGGAATTTCACACATCCCAGCGTCATAACGAAATCAGAACAAGGAGAGGGAAAGAGATAAAAGACATCAGAATCAGTGCACCAAGAGAGAGGAAGATGAAGGACTCCCTAATGTGTGTTTGTGGTTTTATCAGTCCCTATGGAGATAAAGCTG CCAGACACCTCCTGAGGTGTACAGAAAAGTCCTGTTATTATATGACTGTAGCAGCTGAGACAGTGAAAGATGTCGCTG TTTGTGGTAAACAAGAATCAGAAGAGGACAAGCCTAGAACATTGCCTTCTGGAGAAGTACGACAGAATGAGGAAAAGGAAGAAGTGGAGG AGAAAGAACTTGATTTGAATAATACACATGAAACACAGACAACAGGAGAGTCTTCAATGACTCCAACCACTAAATGGTCGGTCAGAGAGATCAAAAGTATCAGCCAAAAAGAGGCAGAGCTTCTACCTTATTTCTTACAAAAGAGGAGTGGAAAACAGAGGCAGAGTACTAAGTTGTTTGATGATATAACAGAGTTAAACgctgaaaatataaaaagcCAGCTGATGGACACCTCAGACATTGTCAGCACAGTAGACTTTGCTCCACCCACTAAACGGCTGATGCAGCTGAAGTGTAGAGGGGGTGTAAAGAGGCTGTTTACACGGCCAGGCAGAAAGAACACCATCACAGCTGCCACGAAG TTGTTTGAGAGGAATTTGATAACACTGATAGAAGAGGAAGTGGTTATTAAAGAGAACAACAATGAGGAATCATAA
- the LOC128175051 gene encoding uncharacterized protein LOC128175051 isoform X3 yields MAQNSYKDKDVLQQFNVTLIPKKEIINEYESITPSQESIEEGNPVLNIDCWKESQVLTFNQESGDGIALDKVIDLLHPPRTGKSFLSDYSTPWSNQEEIEQGDSSQELDPLVTSFKLETMCSPTLQACQTEETEIKEISMARESPSYQTAETTDAHTDESSSAAKVSSSTQAESSPKLTKTTVATFAQDQLIPVTEIKEPSPSLDIRMYSCIECRRGMGAQSHFRTYRKCSLCCYATRCSTAFTKHREFHTSQRHNEIRTRRGKEIKDIRISAPRERKMKDSLMCVCGFISPYGDKAARHLLRCTEKSCYYMTVAAETVKDVAVCGKQESEEDKPRTLPSGEVRQNEEKEEVEEKELDLNNTHETQTTGESSMTPTTKWSVREIKSISQKEAELLPYFLQKRSGKQRQSTKLFDDITELNAENIKSQLMDTSDIVSTVDFAPPTKRLMQLKCRGGVKRLFTRPGRKNTITAATKLFERNLITLIEEEVVIKENNNEES; encoded by the exons ATGGCACAAAATAGTTACAAAGATAAAGATGTGCTTCAACAATTCAATGTTACACTTATTCCTAAGAAGGaaattataaat GAGTATGAAAGCATAACCCCTTCACAAGAATCCATAGAAGAAGGGAATCCTGTTTTGAATATTGATTGTTGGAAAGAATCACAAGTTTTGACATTTAATCAGGAATCAGGGGATGGAATCGCACTAGACAAG GTAATAGATCTCCTTCATCCACCCAGGACTGGTAAATCCTTTTTGTCTGATTACTCTACTCCTTGGTCAAATCAGGAGGAGATTGAACAAG GAGATAGCTCACAGGAATTGGACCCCCTTGTTACCTCATTCAAACTAGAAACAATGTGTTCACCCACCCTCCAGGCTTGTCAAACAGAAGAAACAGAGATAAAAGAAATTAGTATGGCTAGAGAATCACCAAGTTATCAGACTGCTGAAACTACAGACGCGCATACAGATGAGAGCAGCTCTGCAGCTAAAGTATCGTCTAGTACCCAGGCTG AGTCCAGCCCCAAACTAACCAAAACTACAGTAGCAACATTTGCTCAAGATCAACTCATTCCCGTCACAGAGATCAAAGAACCAAGCCCCTCACTAGATATCAGAATGTACAGCTGCATTGAGTGTCGTAGAGGCATGGGAGCCCAAAGTCACTTCAG GACCTACAGGAAGTGTTCTCTGTGTTGCTATGCCACACGCTGCTCTACTGCCTTCACGAAACACAGGGAATTTCACACATCCCAGCGTCATAACGAAATCAGAACAAGGAGAGGGAAAGAGATAAAAGACATCAGAATCAGTGCACCAAGAGAGAGGAAGATGAAGGACTCCCTAATGTGTGTTTGTGGTTTTATCAGTCCCTATGGAGATAAAGCTG CCAGACACCTCCTGAGGTGTACAGAAAAGTCCTGTTATTATATGACTGTAGCAGCTGAGACAGTGAAAGATGTCGCTG TTTGTGGTAAACAAGAATCAGAAGAGGACAAGCCTAGAACATTGCCTTCTGGAGAAGTACGACAGAATGAGGAAAAGGAAGAAGTGGAGG AGAAAGAACTTGATTTGAATAATACACATGAAACACAGACAACAGGAGAGTCTTCAATGACTCCAACCACTAAATGGTCGGTCAGAGAGATCAAAAGTATCAGCCAAAAAGAGGCAGAGCTTCTACCTTATTTCTTACAAAAGAGGAGTGGAAAACAGAGGCAGAGTACTAAGTTGTTTGATGATATAACAGAGTTAAACgctgaaaatataaaaagcCAGCTGATGGACACCTCAGACATTGTCAGCACAGTAGACTTTGCTCCACCCACTAAACGGCTGATGCAGCTGAAGTGTAGAGGGGGTGTAAAGAGGCTGTTTACACGGCCAGGCAGAAAGAACACCATCACAGCTGCCACGAAG TTGTTTGAGAGGAATTTGATAACACTGATAGAAGAGGAAGTGGTTATTAAAGAGAACAACAATGAGGAATCATAA